The following coding sequences are from one Sesamum indicum cultivar Zhongzhi No. 13 linkage group LG11, S_indicum_v1.0, whole genome shotgun sequence window:
- the LOC105174026 gene encoding probable F-box protein At2g36090 gives MEFKSSSKGVCATFHSPLITTASTEPKNENEMPLATADQGGANGLSALHPDIVRSHVLSRLDGPALGSAACCSTTLRQLSSDENLWSNICHSMWPSTTSPQLSHLISTFPGGGPRAFFSHAFPVLAADRNLTRSSSNPPSELISAVDIRYKDNLIFTKVQETETVSGWFRCSPFRIDLLEPKDVVPTPSDMVDDMMLSWILIDPIGRRAVNLSSHKPVSVERHWLTGEVQVRYASILAVDQRQVQCGIVIRCGGSECGDEMQVREVSLEIEDMDGTHLNGKESLVFLQGALEGKKGTGKNRVEEGQRRYKAYVEMKRERKERKLRTEGALDMVCVAFGVSIFVAFCCFLFSR, from the coding sequence ATGGAGTTCAAAAGTTCATCAAAGGGTGTGTGCGCGACGTTCCACTCTCCGCTTATTACAACTGCAAGTACAGAACCCAAAAACGAGAACGAGATGCCACTAGCCACCGCGGACCAAGGCGGAGCCAACGGGCTTTCCGCCCTGCATCCAGACATCGTAAGGTCCCACGTCCTCAGCAGGTTGGACGGGCCAGCTCTCGGCTCCGCCGCCTGCTGCTCCACCACTCTCCGCCAACTCTCCTCAGACGAAAATCTCTGGTCCAACATATGCCACTCCATGTGGCCATCCACCACCTCCCCACAACTCAGCCACCTCATCTCCACTTTCCCCGGCGGCGGCCCTCGCGCCTTTTTCTCACACGCCTTCCCTGTCTTGGCTGCAGACCGCAACCTCACCCGATCATCATCAAACCCACCATCGGAATTAATCTCAGCCGTCGACATACGCTACAAGGATAACCTGATATTCACAAAGGTGCAAGAAACGGAGACAGTGAGCGGATGGTTCCGGTGCTCGCCCTTCAGGATTGACCTCCTGGAGCCGAAAGACGTGGTGCCCACACCCAGCGACATGGTCGACGACATGATGTTGAGCTGGATTCTGATCGACCCAATCGGACGGCGGGCAGTGAACCTCTCATCTCATAAACCAGTGAGCGTGGAACGCCACTGGCTGACTGGGGAAGTGCAGGTCCGCTATGCTTCAATCCTGGCCGTAGATCAAAGGCAGGTGCAGTGCGGGATAGTGATAAGGTGCGGAGGGTCGGAATGTGGGGATGAGATGCAGGTACGAGAAGTGAGCTTAGAAATAGAGGACATGGATGGAACACACTTGAACGGGAAGGAGAGTCTGGTCTTTCTACAAGGGGCATTGGAGGGCAAAAAAGGAACAGGGAAGAACAGGGTAGAAGAGGGGCAGAGGAGATATAAAGCTTATGTGGagatgaagagagagagaaaagagagaaagctGAGGACAGAAGGGGCATTAGATATGGTCTGTGTGGCCTTCGGGGTATCCATTTTTGTTGCATTTTGCTGTTTCCTTTTCAGCAGATAG
- the LOC105174028 gene encoding peptidyl-prolyl cis-trans isomerase CYP18-2, giving the protein MALRERREALATADGGPPEVTLETSMGPFTVEMYYHHAPRTCENFIKLARKGYYNNVKFHRIIKDFIVQGGDPTGTGRGGESIYGKHFDDEIHRELKHTGAGIISMANAGPNTNGSQFFITLAPAPSLDGKHTIFGRVCRGMEIVKRLGSVQTDNTDRPVHDVKILRATVKD; this is encoded by the exons ATGGCGCTGCGAGAGAGGAGGGAGGCGCTGGCGACTGCCGACGGAGGGCCGCCGGAGGTCACTCTCGAGACTTCCATGGGACCTTTTACTGTTGAGATGTATTACCACCACGCTCCCAGAACCTGCGAGAACTTCATCAAGCTCGCTCGCAAGGGCTACTATAACAACGTCAAATTCCACAGAATCATTAAG GATTTTATAGTGCAAGGAGGTGATCCTACTGGAACTGGAAGGGGTGGCGAATCCATCTATGG GAAGCACTTTGATGATGAAATACATAGGGAACTGAAGCATACGGGAGCTGGTATCATATCCATGGCAAATGCTGGTCCAAATACAAACGGAAGCCAGTTCTTTATAACTTTGGCACCTGCGCCCTCCCTGGATG GGAAACATACGATATTTGGAAGAGTATGTAGAGGAATGGAAATTGTCAAGAGACTTGGCAGTGTTCAAACCGATAACACAGATCG GCCTGTACATGATGTGAAGATACTTCGCGCAACTGTTAAAGATTAG
- the LOC105174027 gene encoding glycine-rich RNA-binding protein 4, mitochondrial, with amino-acid sequence MAALAKLAKNLMFSSHFSRPSSGILSSSSLLPMLFISSRGIASKLFVGGLSFYTTEQGLSEAFSQYGQVVEAKIVMDRVSDRSKGFGFVTYASEDEAEKAIAEMNGKPLNGRVVFVDYAKPRSGSGSGMPIARGPPEPVPAPAPEN; translated from the exons ATGGCGGCTCTTGCGAAACTTGCAAAGAACCTCATGTTCTCTTCTCATTTCTCAAGACCCAGCTCCGGTATTTTGTCATCGTCATCGCTACTTCCGATGCTGTTCATTTCTTCCAGAGGCATCGCTTCCAAGCTCTTCGTCGGAG GACTTTCATTTTATACCACCGAACAGGGATTGTCCGAGGCATTTTCTCAATATGGTCAAGTTGTTGAAG CGAAAATCGTGATGGACAGAGTATCAGACCGATCTAAGGGCTTTGGATTTGTCACTTATGCATCTGAAGATGAAGCTGAGAAAGCAATTGCGGAAATGAATGGGAAG CCACTTAATGGGCGAGTTGTTTTTGTGGACTATGCTAAGCCCAGATCGGGATCAGGTAGTGGCATGCCCATAGCTAGAGGACCGCCTGAACCGGTACCAGCACCAGCACCAGAAAATTGA
- the LOC105174208 gene encoding casparian strip membrane protein 1-like, with protein sequence MEKSDATTIEIGETSRERKGKAPLLGAAENARAAGYRRGVAIFDLILRVSAAVAALAATITMGTTEQTLPFFTQFFQFQASYDDLPTFTFFVIAMSIATGYLVLSVPFSIVCIARPQVTAPRLLLILCDTLTLTLTTSAAAASAAIVYLAHNGNSGANWLAICQQFTDFCQRVSGAVVASFISVALLIFLVVLSALALRKHG encoded by the exons ATGGAGAAGAGCGACGCGACAACCATTGAAATTGGAGAAACAAGCAGggaaagaaaagggaaagcCCCCCTTCTGGGGGCTGCTGAGAATGCAAGGGCCGCCGGCTACAGAAGGGGCGTTGCCATTTTCGACCTCATCCTCCGTGTGAGTGCTGCCGTCGCCGCTTTGGCCGCCACAATCACCATGGGAACCACCGAACAGACTCTACCCTTCTTCACCCAGTTCTTCCAGTTCCAGGCCAGCTACGACGACCTCCCCACTTTCAC GTTCTTTGTCATAGCAATGTCAATAGCAACTGGGTACCTTGTTCTCTCCGTGCCATTCTCGATAGTCTGCATTGCTCGCCCTCAAGTTACAGCGCCCAGACTTCTCCTAATTCTCTGCGACACT TTGACACTGACTCTGACAACTTCAGCCGCGGCGGCGTCGGCAGCGATAGTGTACCTGGCGCACAACGGGAACTCGGGCGCGAATTGGCTGGCGATATGCCAACAGTTCACGGATTTCTGCCAGAGGGTCAGCGGAGCGGTGGTGGCGTCGTTCATCTCGGTGGCTCTCCTCATTTTTCTGGTGGTGCTTTCCGCTCTCGCCCTACGGAAACATGGATGA
- the LOC105174029 gene encoding probable UDP-N-acetylglucosamine--peptide N-acetylglucosaminyltransferase SPINDLY: protein MDLTKKDVDTEKVRDLQNGHVLLKEGQPSSGSRSPMGVSPMKKSLEGKDALSYANILRSRNKFVDALAVYETVLEKDAENVEAYIGKGICLQMQNLGRLAYESFAEAVRLEPQNACALTHCGILYKDEGRLVEAAEMYQKALKADPSYKLAAECLAIVLTDLGTSLKLAGNTQEGIQKYYEAIKIDPHYAPAYYNLGVVYSEMMQYDTALNCYEKAAIERPMYAEAYCNMGVIYKNRGDLESAIACYERCLTVSPNFEIAKNNMAIALTDLGTKVKLEGDINQGVAYYKKALYYNWHYADAMYNLGVAYGEMLKFDMAIVFYELAFHFNPHCAEACNNLGVIYKDRDNLDKAVECYQMALSIKPNFSQSLNNLGVVYTVQGKMDAAASMIEKAIVANPTYAEAYNNLGVLYRDAGNISLAVEAYEQCLKIDPDSRNAGQNRLLAMNYINEGTDDKLYEAHRDWGRRFMRLFPQYTSWDNIKDPERPLVIGYVSPDYFTHSVSYFIEAPLIYHDYANYKVVVYSAVVKADAKTNRFRERVLKNGGTWRDIYGIDEKKVASMVREDKIDILVELTGHTANNKLGMMACRPAPVQVTWIGYPNTTGLPTIDYRITDALADPPDTKQKHVEELVRLPNSFLCYTPSPEAGPVCPTPALSNGFVTFGSFNNLAKITPKVLQVWARILCAVPNSRLIVKCKPFCCDSVRQQFLSTLEKLGLESLRVDLLPLILLNHDHMQAYSLMDISLDTFPYAGTTTTCESLYMGVPCVTMGGSVHAHNVGVSLLKTVGLSNLVAKNEDEYVEMALQLASDITALSNLRMKLRDLMIKSPLCDGSEFTQHLESAYRNMWWRYCKDDVPSLRRMEMAQLQPQQQLHSLQAVPEGLAVRLGEPTKNISRDGLLAPVKANGFNLGQSSSLSTSHRDENGSC, encoded by the exons ATGGATTTGACAAAAAAGGATGTTGACACTGAAAAGGTAAGGGACTTACAAAATGGTCATGTTTTGCTAAAAGAAGGACAGCCTTCTTCGGGGAGCAGAAGTCCTATGGGCGTTAGCCCTATGAAGAAGAGTCTTGAGGGTAAAGATGCTCTGTCATATGCCAACATACTCCGCTCTAGGAATAAGTTTGTGGATGCACTTGCCGTCTACGAGACTGTGTTGGAGAAGGATGCTGAAAATGTTGAAGCTTATATTGGCAAAGGGATTTGCCTGCAGATGCAGAACTTGGGGAGGCTTGCGTATGAAAGTTTTGCTGAAGCCGTTAGGTTGGAACCACAAAATGCATGTGCTCTCACACATTGCGGTATCTTATATAAAGATGAGGGTCGACTGGTGGAGGCAGCTGAG ATGTATCAGAAAGCTCTAAAGGCTGACCCATCTTACAAGCTTGCAGCAGAATGCCTGGCAATTGTTTTAACGGATCTTGGAACTAGCTTAAAGCTTGCTGGTAATACTCAGGAGGGAATTCAGAAGTACTATGAAGCTATCAAAATTGACCCTCACTATGCT CCGGCTTATTATAACCTTGGCGTTGTCTATTCGGAAATGATGCAATATGACACAGCCCTTAATTGCTATGAAAAAGCTGCAATAGAGAGGCCCATGTATGCAGAAGCATATTGCAACATGGGTGTTATCTACAAAAATCGTGGGGATTTGGAGTCAGCTATTGCCTGTTATGAAAG GTGTTTAACTGTCTCACCAAACTTTGAGATTGCAAAAAATAACATGGCCATTGCCTTAACAGATTTAGGCACAAAG GTTAAATTGGAGGGTGATATTAACCAGGGCGTTGCATATTACAAGAAAGCTCTCTATTATAATTGGCACTACGCTGATGCCATGTACAATCTTGGTGTTGCTTATGGAGAAATGCTGAAGTTTGACATG GCAATTGTCTTTTATGAACTTGCATTCCACTTCAATCCCCATTGTGCAGAGGCATGTAACAATTTAGGGGTGATATACAAGGATCGTGACAACCTTGATAAAGCAGTAGAGTGTTACCAG ATGGCTTTATCAATCAAACCTAACTTTTCCCAGTCATTAAACAATCTTGGAGTTGTTTACACAGTCCAG GGTAAAATGGATGCTGCTGCTAGCATGATTGAGAAAGCTATTGTTGCAAATCCGACTTATGCCGaagcatataataatttag GGGTCCTCTACAGAGATGCTGGGAACATATCTCTTGCAGTTGAAGCATATGAGCAGTGCCTTAAAATAGATCCTGACTCTCGCAATGCAGGCCAG AATCGATTGCTCGCAATGAACTACATAAATGAGGGTACTGATGATAAATTGTATGAGGCTCACAG AGACTGGGGTAGACGCTTCATGCGGTTATTTCCACAGTATACTTCCTGGGACAACATTAAGGATCCAGAAAGGCCGCTTGTTATTGGATATGTCTCCCCTGATTATTTTACTCATTCCgtatcatattttattgaagCGCCGCTTATATATCATGACTACGCAAATTATAAGGTGGTTGTCTATTCAGCAGTTGTGAAG GCAGATGCAAAAACTAATAGATTCAGAGAGAGAGTCTTGAAGAACGGTGGAACATGGAGGGACATTTACGGGATTGATGAGAAAAAGGTGGCAAGCATGGTCCGAGAAGACAAAATTGATATCTTGGTGGAACTTACTGGTCATACTGCAAACAACAAGTTGGGAATGATGGCTTGCCGGCCTGCACCTGTTCAG GTGACGTGGATTGGCTACCCTAATACAACTGGTTTGCCAACCATTGATTACAGGATAACTGATGCATTGGCTGACCCGCCTGATACGAAACAGAA GCATGTTGAAGAATTAGTTCGATTACCCAATTCATTTCTGTGTTACACACCTTCCCCTGAAGCAGGGCCAGTGTGTCCAACTCCTGCTTTATCTAATGGCTTTGTTACTTTCGGTAGCTTCAACAATCTTGCAAAG ATAACACCCAAAGTTCTGCAAGTCTGGGCAAGGATTCTATGTGCCGTTCCAAATTCTCGGCTTATTGTGAAGTGTAAGCCTTTTTGCTGTGACAGCGTAAGACAGCAATTTCTTTCAACACTGGAGAAGTTGGGATTGGAATCACTGCGCGTTGATCTTCTGCCTCTAATTCTTCTCAACCATGATCATATGCAAGCATATTCCTTAATGGACATCAG CTTGGATACTTTTCCTTATGCGGGGACAACTACCACATGTGAGTCTCTGTACATGGGAGTGCCATGTGTCACTATGGGAGGTTCTGTGCACGCCCATAATGTTGGTGTAAGTCTCCTCAAGACAGTTG GGTTAAGCAACCTTGTTGCCAAGAATGAAGATGAATATGTAGAGATGGCTCTGCAGTTGGCCTCTGATATTACTGCCCTCTCAAACTTGAGAATGAAACTAAGGGATCTCATGATTAAGTCTCCTCTTTGTGATGGATCTGAATTCACTCAACACTTGGAGTCAGCATACAGGAATATGTGGTGGCGGTATTGTAAGGACGACGTTCCATCTTTGAGGCGCATGGAGATGGCACAACTGCAACCGCAACAGCAGCTTCATTCACTACAAGCAGTTCCAGAGGGGCTTGCTGTAAGGTTAGGTGAacccacaaaaaatatttctagagATGGTCTGCTTGCGCCAGTTAAGGCTAACGGATTTAACCTGGGGCAGTCTTCCTCATTGAGTACTTCACATAGAGATGAGAATGGGTCATGTTGA